Within Suricata suricatta isolate VVHF042 chromosome 12, meerkat_22Aug2017_6uvM2_HiC, whole genome shotgun sequence, the genomic segment TGGGAAAGGCAGACAAGTCATCACTAACTGGCATTCAGAACTCTGATCAGAGGATAAAGACAACAAGATGGTGTGAGTGTGTGGGAGTGGGGGTGCCCCCTAACCTTGACTCTGGAAAAGGGCCAGAATGGGCTTCACAGAGGGCATGATGTCTTACTGAAGCTGGAGAGTCAGTAGGAAATGACTTAGGTAAAATTGCAAAGACAAGGAGGCAGAGGAGCTAGTGCATACAAAGGATCTTTGTGTAAAGAGCATGAACTTTACATAGGAGCTAAGTGGGACTTGCCACATTTCAGCTCCTCCACTCACTGGCTGTGTGTCTCCGGGCAAGTTGCTGTAGCTTTCTGATCTGGgttgctcatctgtaaaacagaagatGGCCACATCTACCTTAAAGGAATGTTAAGTGTAAGAGTAATAGATACTTAGCAGGGGTGATCCTTTTCTCTCTGGGTAATTCTCACTCTTGTTCCTCCTGGTGTCAAAGTGTTAAGACAAGATGCTTCAGCTTTGGAAACTTGTTCTCTTGTGCGGCCTGCTCACTGGGACCTCAGCATCTCTTCTTGAAAATCTTGGCAATGACCTGAATGATGTTGTGGACAAGCTAAAACCCGTCGTTGAGAAAGGACTTGAGACTGTTGACAATACAGTTGGATGTGAGTAATCAAGATGATTGACCTAAATTCTATGCCTGCATTACCAAAGGTTGCCACCAGGGGATGCTCTTTATATGAGTGGTTACTGAGAAAGGTGGCCATTTAGTTCCTGGttcattcacttattatttttctaGGAACAAGCAATGCTCAAATAAATATCCTTTTACACATTACATTATGGCAAACTGTTCCTAACATATGcataggataaattcctaaaagtgaGATTTCAAAAGTTCAAAAggtatgcatattttaaattagagTAGATGTTGACAAATAATACCTTCCATTAACATTCTCGCCATTAGTCTTGGGAGAGTgcctttcctcccccttccttgaCAGCACTGGTATGGGCAATTTAAATGTTTTGCTAATCTCATAGACAAAAAATTATAACTCATTTCACTTTGCATTTCTCCAATTATTAAAgaatccattcatttgttcatattttattatctatttacatattttagcatattttgTTCATACTCATAGCATATTCTTCTGCTAGGTTGTTcagttttcttattaatttgtattAATTCATTGGAAATTAGCCGTACCTAAGCCTGAAGCCtcggtagcttttttttttaagtgtatttgtttattttgagagagagagagcacacacacacaagtctgagtggggagggaagggagggtcagagagagaagagaaagagaatctcaagcaggctctgtgctgtcaatgcaaagccaaacttggggctcgatctcacaatttgtgagccaaaatcaagagccaaaatgtcctgagccaaaatcaagagtttgacccttaaccaactgaggcactcaggcgcccctttgctAATGCTTTTAAATGCTTGCTGCAAAGTATCATTCTCAAACTCCCATTTGCCACCTTTATGAATTGGAGCCACACTTTCCCGTTGATTCTGGATTTTCCATTTTTAGTTCATTCTCTCATTTTGTTTGACCTAGCTTTTCAAATTTGTGTGAACATCTCATTTAGAACAATAGATCCCCCTCCGCCCCACCTCAACTAGAAGCTGCTATACAATCACTATCAATTGCCTGGTTAATTGATTCCTTTGGTTACAAATGATGAGTAGACATTAGTAAGAAGGCAGCATGGAGGGCACAGAGGCTCCCCAGCCGCGTGGCTTCAGGCACATGTCTTAACCTTTGGAtcctttatttcctcatctgaaaatgccGATAATAACAATATCTACCTCCTCTGGGTTGCTATGAAGAATAATCAAAATAACATAGGCAATAGTCTTACTAATGCCACGTACGTGGTCACTGCTCTGTAAATGACACCTAAGTCTCAATGGCAATTGTTTTTTTCAGCCGTCCTTCAGAATCTGAAGGATGACTTGAAGGTGCTTCAGGAATCTAAGGTTTGGCAGGTGGTCAAGCAGAAGGTGCAGGATGCTGAGAATTTGGTGACCGATGCTGTTTCTAATACCATTTCAGCTATTGACAGGAGTTGGAGGTGAGTTGATGCTTCAAGGTGGAGAGCTTTGCTTGAAGGAAAGGGACCACACATCCCTGGGGAGACGAGTTTAAGATCAAAGACAGAAAGGTGGATAAACCTTGTTCCTCCTCTCAGAGCTGAGACAGTCTGAGGCCAGGTTCATCGGAGCTTAAGAAAttagatgggcacctgggtggctcagtcggttaagcgcccagcttcagctcaggtcatgatctcatagatgtgggttcgagtcccgcatcaggctctgtgctgatatctagctcagagcttggagcctgtcttcagatactgtgtctccctctctctgaccctcccctgctcatgctgtctctctctctctctctctctctctctctctctctctcaaaaataaacaaagaaaaaaaattagaagcaggACCATGGGGCCAATCTGGGCATCTTGTGGGTTTGGGCTTCCATATTCCATAATTTCAGGATCCTGGTGAAGGTTCTCTTAATCCTCACCCCCACCCGCTTGCTGGTGCCTGAAGCCCCTCTTCCAAAGAGTAAGACTTTTCTTCTCCAAACATATCTGAGGATAAAAGTCTGAGTCCCTTCAGGAGAGAGAAAACCGAATTCACATCACATAGCTGGCTCCACACAAAGAGTTTTGGAGTCAAACggttctgggttcaaattctgacgCCAACACTTCTTCCTCTCTGGAATCTGTGGGGGGAATgacctctctctgagcctcggtttgcTATGCCATAACATGGAAGGATCAAACTTCTGAACAGGGCTCCCACGAAGCCAAAGAAGGCAGGGTGGTGAGGCCCAAACGCTGAGCATGGTGCTGGCGTCAGCGAAGCCCGGCTGTCATGAGGAATGACAAAGGGAAATTGTGTTTTTTGCACAGCTTGACCCTTCTTGATACCCGCATCCTGGATCTCAAAATTGAACTGACTCCTGATGGCAAAGGTGTTAACATAAGGATCCCCATTGTCGCTAATGTCACCGTGGCCCTGTGAGTATGCATTCGAATCCGGGATTGGGGAGTGGCAGTGCATGGCCTGTGGGCTTTCAAATTGGAATCGGGCACTTTTCCATGctgctgggtggccttgggccTCAGTCTTCCAATCTGTAAATGAGGGGGTCTTTCCAGCTCTAAAGTCTGAACCCTTAAAATGAACTTTGTCCATAAGCaagtctcttttaaaagaaactcCCATCACATACTTCTGAAATCATAACACTTATCTAATCGTAAAATTTGAAAAGTTGAGAAGACATGAGCACTCATAAGTCTTTGGTAAAATTTCCCCCAGCACGATTTGGTCTCTTGAGGTTCTCTTTGAATAGCAAGGACCATTGTGCCTAATGCATCTAGTCTTGCACAGTATATAATAAAGGGCATAAGTGACAAATAtaactttaaagtttattaactACTTtaagaaagatagagagacaggAGAATGAGCCTGTGTGGAAGCAGATAAACCGAGGACATGAGGGCTCCATCATTCATTGGCAATGAGATCTTGGGACGGTTGCTTGGCGTGTCTATGCCAACGTTTCCCCATTCTGAACACAGGTATAATAGTGCTTTTCCCTCATGGTATTTGTGTGATGATGACACGGATTCATCCAGGCATTTTAGAAGTGCCTAGCATATCACTtgccctcaataaatgttaactattgcttttattttaattattacagtGATGCTATATAAAACTGTCATAGGAACCGTAGCCATGTGGCTGGGCAAAGAAGCCCCTAACGTAAATATGTCAGTCTCATAAGGGACATAGAGGACACCGACATCAACCGTAGACATCCTGaaccgtgcacacacacagcgGCCGCAGCTTAGCAGTCCTCTGGACTTCCGTTCACTGGGAATCTTGTTTCCTGCAGGCCTCTCATTGGCAAGAAGATCAACCTGAGGGCTTCTTTGGACCTCCTGGGTGGCATCAGATTTGAAACCGATCCCCAGACTGGCCTCCCCAAAGTGGTCATGACAGATTGCATCAGCGACAAGGACACCATCTCCATCGCCTTGCTGGACAGGTAAGGCCGTTCCATCTCCGCAGGGCTGGGCTCTCAGAGGCGTTGAGGTCCCCGAGTTTCAGCCCTATTCCCGTCCCCATGAGGTGGCACCATGTGGAGAAAAGGAGTTTAGGCTCTGGAATCAGGCAGACCTTGGTTCAAATACCAGCTCTGCTACCAGCTTTCCCTTCAGTGAGGGTGATAACAATGCCTACTCATCAGTTGCTGAGCTGACCACCTGGGAAGACACAGAGTTTGGGACCCAGCCTAGTGACACTAAGCTCTCAGTGCTCATGACCTCCTTATAGTAACATGCTGACTCCATGTCCTTGTTCTCTACACCACTGAGACCGGAGCGGTGACCCCTGATCACGAGTTTGTCCCTTACAGGGAGTGCTGCCAGAATCCTGCTTCCTGCCTTTTGAAGCTCCGTTGTTTTGTGCCTGTGCACATTTAAAGTTGTtactttttcctgaaaaattgacccctttatcattgtTATAtcccataacaacaacaacaagaacaagtTGTATTCACCTTCGTGGCTCCAtgtgggaggggaaagagaagtcaGTGCTTCCCATGGTCTCTAATTTCCGATTGCCCCCCAGGAAGTCCTCCATCCACTGGAAAATTCCCAAAACGAGGTCTTGAAAACTGAGTTCTCTCCGTTAAAAGCATCGCTCCCTGTTAGTCCACAAGATCTATGCCTTAAACTGTGCTTGAAAGGGCACGTTTGGTGGGGAAAGaggactgggggaggaggggtgaccTTGGAGGTGACTGTTGGACAGAACAGTCTGGAAGCACGCTGTCCGGGCTCAGGGTGACCTGGCCCTGCCCTCAGATCGCTGTCCTCTTGCCGTTGCTCACTGTGTTGCAGGCGCACTGGCCCTTACTCTGGGCCTCCGACAAGCTCTTTCCGCTTCCAGACCTGTGCACATCCTGT encodes:
- the BPIFA2 gene encoding BPI fold-containing family A member 2, yielding MLQLWKLVLLCGLLTGTSASLLENLGNDLNDVVDKLKPVVEKGLETVDNTVGSVLQNLKDDLKVLQESKVWQVVKQKVQDAENLVTDAVSNTISAIDRSWSLTLLDTRILDLKIELTPDGKGVNIRIPIVANVTVALPLIGKKINLRASLDLLGGIRFETDPQTGLPKVVMTDCISDKDTISIALLDSHSPLISRIVDYITGILQTIVPRLIERTVCPLLHSVISGLDDRIFQDIIGKLPKDSRPQGAV